One stretch of Punica granatum isolate Tunisia-2019 chromosome 5, ASM765513v2, whole genome shotgun sequence DNA includes these proteins:
- the LOC116209279 gene encoding major strawberry allergen Fra a 1.06-like yields the protein MEVVCPFKMFLIPICRERVFKGLVIDAHNLIPELAPHIMKSIKTVHGDGGPGTIRECTYNEESGYSGLTSTLRIDILDAENFVYRHTIIKGVVYGRMHSVVHEMKFESLGHDKCICKVSTEYHLKEGITFPEEDVLKGGRLVMGLCKTIVDYLVANPNAYA from the exons ATGGAAGTCGTCTGCCCCTTCAAGATGTTCCTAATTCCCATTTGCCGGGAACGTGTGTTTAAGGGGTTGGTCATCGACGCACACAATCTCATCCCTGAGCTGGCCCCTCATATCATGAAGAGCATCAAAACCGTCCATGGAGATGGAGGACCTGGAACCATCAGGGAGTGCACCTACAATGAAG AATCTGGATACTCAGGCCTTACGAGCACATTGAGGATTGACATCCTCGATGCAGAAAACTTCGTTTACAGGCACACCATAATCAAGGGCGTGGTATACGGGAGGATGCATTCGGTGGTCCATGAGATGAAATTCGAATCTTTAGGCCACGACAAATGCATATGTAAGGTGTCAACTGAGTACCATCTGAAGGAAGGTATCACGTTCCCAGAAGAGGACGTCCTGAAGGGCGGCAGACTCGTTATGGGGCTCTGCAAAACCATTGTAGATTACCTTGTTGCAAACCCCAATGCCTACGCTTAG